The Takifugu flavidus isolate HTHZ2018 chromosome 17, ASM371156v2, whole genome shotgun sequence genome contains a region encoding:
- the si:ch211-285f17.1 gene encoding sickle tail protein homolog isoform X3, producing the protein MSKSSRLARPPSLGTGSKLPSSRRECPGMAGRARVVSVGEKLMRAGSDGVLSRQKPLTGASPQDKNQREVEIRAPSQFPGEKGQTVEMVPPKSRISPPKTHNPDPVHKQTKSNLKVTSPEDSEHLSRRQLSPNGTAPPKGDAKGSRTVPRRHTLGGARGSREILAMQPPDMDKKREAFLEHLKQKYPHHASAIMGHQERLREQSRSPKHGPSPQSSVADQVDHLSLASLDSLDTMSEADTPTGFTRGSRVRASLPVVRSTNQTKDRSLGVLYLQYADETKQIRMPNEITSVDTVRALFVSAFPQHLTMKMLESPSVAVYVKDDMRNMYYELNDVRSITDHSCLKVYNKDPAQAFSHGPRPANGDARMHGEMLHGGRDNAHPLRQHPIGPPLHHSVQGTMPAASNSMPPSPSRIPFSPRQGSAPSSSTVPRERVSTANPAARSNSPCPSAILERRDVKPDEDMSNKSHSLARGNEGLYADPYLLQEGRLSMASSHGAHPNDGPEHGLGGFHRASIRSTSSYGGPSPTDSIDHPSLYRQKSRNSQLPTLGSKTPPPSPHRMAEVRMIDMHGGPPHGLPPHGVPIERSSPVRQSFRKEEVAGTKPRHSVGSPVIADLQGHLQGPIPAPSDHQTRERPPKTASPAHSANTSGGSPILAPKTNPGPKGTSSAPLRVNLLQFRKNVSDLRMQLHQMRQIQLQNQEALRVQLKRAEQEISGKLAEAMRGLEDPVQRQRAVVEEDRHKYLSLEEHVLAQLSELEQYVVTLQKDSATTNRAVTLKDVEEGAVTLRKVGESLAGLKGEFPALQTRMRAVLRVEVEAVKFLKEEPHKLDSMLKRVKSLTDTLGSLRRCATEGSQKGPDLVANVPVSHSPSPSAPSSESPGNPLPVSTQPGPTSAPLEPQSSTIKSEVMPSSPVVIHHVQSSPVHIQQSQQSAALTVRSSPPLTPSPTNAPSPNPGKSQGRESPKTAAVDPASPAQCKKTRRNSANNGNGTKQDLVIEELQNSPDKSKKRVMSIEAAEKEWDEKRQNMGHYDGKEFEKILEEAQANMMKGIPSLEVEGRSAGAPAAAEQASTQDSAESGTEKPQTEPPSDTSSKKGPEKFPKPVLEKPAKPVLERPSRSVPRPSPADSLSKQECEKPNKSPPPPPPRKIFPGSGSGMTTTRSGEVVYINRKESVSSQEGDDDASPPTPKAKPTKVPPETKPKPATPPPVVSSAAGEEEDDGDKIMAELQVFQKCAVKEAGVENSVEPTTRVEPQIRELRSGSSLPLKEKKQGSEPSREDKEPVTDENGNTTVRQSQGIIYYVTGQIPKEQPPALGSEETPERREPAQTSSQVSNVTFNDNSPSQQQQQQQPPLSPPPKSPPPISPKPTGLKGFKLPRKHLKRSGSLKTSAEMEKGEILNKINTEKKGRVIQMQLSPKTIMPEPAPVSATTAGTEVSKPRLPPLKVPKSEEMVPKSPPEGDDEASLSPDLPGEEAPPPPDNIAFMITNTKVQALSCGEYQELVNAKKGRVQTVTVGSASPTRGDPADPNVPQDNGANKKPVIIIFDEPMDIRSAYKRLSTIFECEEELDRMLSEERIEEESEESDTDRTGGPQGKPGEMVVVDGKRVGPSQAASDRASVSSSSSSSNSDSGVNLESSGDAKQDGKKKFKFKFPKKQLAALTQAIRTGTKSGKKTLQVVVYEDEEEYDGTIRQHKEAKRFEIATSKPTVDTPKAPGPSALNRQNSDSVCRTNEIRKNTYKTLDSLEQTIKQLETTISEMGPRSPVERAVAEEPKAENGKSSEGAGVRRSSSLPKSRVSGPKNASVASPTSRMPVPLSAKARQAPGTTDKAGKQQKLQDAQRQFRQANGSAKRVGGDHKTSSPTVPVSKIPAFYPSSTKSSSQSVQNSDATNPINTSSSSSSSSSVTKSSHTPRSSSLPSSHIPSLSNGSLKLPTPLQHSGKALSFSSQTQNGRVHCSSSFSSSSSSSSSSTSSSSPSPLSPTPLGQGGKSIRTIHTPSFTSYRSHNGSSGKSCIPTATAAKDAA; encoded by the exons AACAGACCAAGAGCAACCTGAAAGTAACGTCCCCAGAAGACAGCGAACACCTGAGCCGCCGACAGCTGTCGCCAAATGGGACGGCCCCTCCAAAGGGGGACGCTAAAGGCAGCCGCACGGTCCCTCGCAGGCACACATTAGGGGGAGCCCGCGGCTCCCGGGAGATCCTGGCTATGCAGCCGCCCGACATGGACAAGAAGAGGGAGGCCTTCCTGGAGCACCTGAAGCAGAAGTATCCCCATCACGCGTCGGCCATCATGGGTCACCAGGAGAGGCTGCGAGAGCAG AGCAGAAGCCCGAAGCACGGCCCCAGCCCTCAGTCCAGCGTCGCTGACCAGGTCGACCACCTCTCTCTGGCCTCCCTGGATTCCCTGGACACCATGTCTGAGGCCGACACGCCCACAGGTTTCACCCGCGGCAGCCGGGTCCGCGCTAGCCTGCCAGTGGTTCGATCGACCAACCAGACGAAGGACCGCTCTCTCG GTGTTCTGTACTTGCAGTACGCAGACGAGACCAAACAGATCCGCATGCCCAACGAGATCACCAGCGTCGACACTGTCAGAGCCCTGTTTGTTAGTGCCTTCCCGCAGCACCTCACCATGAAGATGCTGGAGTCCCCCAGCGTGGCCGTCTACGTCAAGGATGACATGAGGAACATGTACTACGAGCTCAACGACGTCCG GAGCATTACGGATCACTCCTGCCTGAAGGTCTACAACAAAGACCCGGCACAGGCGTTCAGCCACGGGCCGAGACCCGCCAACGGCGATGCCAGG ATGCACGGCGAGATGCTGCACGGCGGCCGTGATAATGCCCACCCCCTGAGACAGCATCCCATTGGCCCGCCGCTCCACCACTCCGTTCAGGGAACCATGCCGGCTGCTTCGAACTCAATGCCGCCGTCTCCCTCGAGGATCCCCTTCAGTCCCAGGCAGGGCTCCGcacccagcagctccactgTCCCGCGGGAGAGAGTGTCCACCGCCAACCCCGCCGCCCGCTCTAACTCGCCCTGTCCCAGCGCCATCCTGGAGCGACGGGACGTCAAACCGGATGAGGACATGAGCAATAAAAGCCACAGTCTAGCCAGGGGGAACGAGGGCTTGTATGCAGACCCGTACTTGCTCCAGGAGGGAAGGCTGAGCATGGCTAGTTCCCACGGAGCACACCCCAACGATGGGCCAGAACACGGACTAGGTGGATTCCATCGTGCCTCCATTCGTTCCACGAGCTCTTACGGCGGGCCCAGCCCCACGGACTCCATCGATCACCCTTCTCTGTACAGGCAGAAGTCCAGAAACAGCCAGCTGCCAACTCTGGGTTCCAAAACCCCTCCGCCGTCCCCTCACCGCATGGCTGAGGTACGGATGATTGACATGCACGGCGGGCCTCCGCACGGCCTGCCCCCCCACGGTGTTCCGATAGAGAGGAGCTCGCCGGTGCGTCAGTCcttcaggaaggaggaagtggcGGGGACTAAACCTCGCCACAGCGTGGGATCGCCGGTGATCGCTGACCTGCAGGGTCACCTGCAGGGGCCCATCCCAGCTCCCAGCGACCACCAGACACG TGAAAGACCACCGAAGACTGCGTCTCCGGCCCACAGCGCCAACACCTCAG GCGGTTCCCCGATCCTGGCTCCCAAGACCAACCCGGGCCCTAAAGGCACAAGCTCGGCTCCTCTGAGAGTCAACCTCCTGCAGTTCAGGAAGAACGTTTCTGACCTCAGGATGCAGCTCCATCAAATGAGACAGATTCAG ctccagaaccaggAGGCGCTGCGAGTCCAGCTGAAGCGCGCAGAGCAGGAAATCAGCGGTAAACTGGCAGAGGCCATGCGGGGTCTGGAAGACCCCGTTCAGAGGCAGAGAGCTGTGGTAGAGGAGGACCGGCACAAGTATTTGAGCCTGGAGGAGCATGTTCTCGCACAGCTCAG TGAGTTGGAGCAGTATGTAGTCACGCTGCAGAAAGACTCAGCCACAACTAACAGAGCAGTGACCCTGAAGGACGTGGAGGAAGGGGCCGTAACACTGAGGAAGGTGGGAGAGTCTCTGGCGGGGCTAAAAG GAGAGTTTCCAGCCCTGCAAACCCGAATGCGCGCTGTGCTCAGGGTGGAAGTGGAGGCTGTAAAGTTCCTGAAGGAGGAGCCTCATAAACTGGACAGCATGCTGAAACGGGTGAAGAGCCTGACGGACACACTCGGCAGCCTGAGAAG ATGTGCTACTGAGGGATCTCAGAAAGGCCCTGATCTGGTTGCTAATGTACCAGTAAGCCACAGCCCTTCACCCTCAGCACCATCCAGTGAATCCCCTGGGAATCCCCTGCCAGTATCAACCCAGCCCGGCCCCACGTCAGCCCCCCTCGAACCGCAGAGTTCCACCATTAAATCAGAGGTGATGCCCTCCTCCCCGGTGGTGATCCATCACGTTCAGAGCTCTCCGGTCCACATTCAGCAGTCCCAGCAGTCTGCAGCCTTGACCGTTCGGTCCAGCCCGCCGCTGACCCCGAGCCCCACGAACGCACCGAGTCCCAACCCCGGTAAAAGCCAAGGCCGCGAGTCTCCCAAGACAGCAGCTGTTGATCCTGCAAGTCCTGCACAATGCAAGAAAACACGGAGGAACTCGGCGAATAATGGAAATGGGACCAAGCAGGATCTTGTGATAGAAGAGCTCCAGAACTCCCCAGACAAGAGCAAGAAAAGAGTTATGTCCATAGAG gCAGCAGAGAAGGAGTGGGACGAGAAGAGGCAGAACATGGGTCATTATGATGGGAAAGAGTTTGAGAAGATCTTGGAAGAGGCTCAGGCCAACATGATGAAGGGTATTCCCAGTCTGGAGGTTGAAGGCCGCTCAGCAGGAGCTCCGGCTGCTGCAGAACAAGCTAGCACGCAGGACTCAGCAGAGTCAG GCACTGAAAAGCCCCAGACGGAGCCTCCGTCTGACACATCATCCAAGAAGGGGCCTGAGAAATTCCCAAAGCCCGTGCTGGAGAAGCCAGCCAAACCTGTGCTGGAGAGACCCTCCAGGAGTGTCCCCAGGCCGTCACCTGCCGACAGCCTGAGCAAACAAGAGTGCGAAAAGCCCAACAAGtccccgccgccgccacctccgAGGAAAATCTTCCCCGGCTCCGGCTCAGGCATGACCACTACGCGCTCCGGGGAGGTGGTCTACATCAACAGGAAAGAGTCGGTCTCCTCTCAG GAAGGCGACGACGATGCCTCACCCCCCACTCCCAAAGCGAAGCCCACCAAGGTTCCGCCAGAGACCAAGCCGAAGCCGGCCACCCCTCCCCCCGTGGTGTCCTCAGccgctggagaagaggaggatgacggGGACAAGATCATGGCGGAGCTCCAG GTGTTCCAGAAGTGCGCGGTGAAGGAGGCGGGGGTAGAAAACTCAGTAGAACCCACCACTCGCGTTGAACCGCAAATCAGAGAGCTCAGATCAGGGTCCTCATTGCCCCTCAAAGAGAAAAAG CAGGGTTCAGAACCCAGTCGGGAGGATAAAGAACCAGTCACTGATGAAAACGGAAATACTACTGTACGGCAGAGCCAGGGG ATCATTTACTATGTGACTGGCCAGATTCCTAAAGAGCAGCCGCCAGCGCTGGGATCGGAGGAAACCCCCGAACGCCGAGAGCCCGCCCAGACTTCATCACAGgtgtcaaatgtcacttttaatgaCAATTCTCcaagccagcagcagcagcagcagcagccgccactGTCTCCGCCCCCCAAATCACCTCCGCCCATATCACCTAAACCCACCGGACTCAAAGGGTTCAAACTTCCCAGGAAACATCTGAAGCGTTCCGGGTCCTTGAAGACCAGTGCGGAAATGGAGAAGGGAGAAATCCTCAACAAGATTAACACTGAAAAGAAGGGCAGAGTCATCCAGATGCAGCTCTCCCCTAAAACCATCATGCCAGAGCCTGCACCAGTTTCAGCCACCACTGCTGGCACAGAGGTGTCCAAACCCCGCCTCCCTCCACTGAAAGTGCCTAAAAGTGAAGAGATGGTCCCCAAATCTCCCCCTGAGGGTGATGACGAGGCCAGCCTGAGTCCTGATTTACCTGGAGAAGAGGCGCCTCCTCCTCCCGATAACATAGCCTTCATGATCACCAACACCAAAGTTCAGGCCTTGTCCTGTGGTGAGTACCAGGAACTGGTCAATGCCAAGAAAGGCAGGGTCCAGACGGTCACCGTTGGAAGTGCCTCCCCCACCCGGGGGGACCCGGCAGACCCCAACGTGCCGCAGGACAACGGCGCGAACAAAAAGCCGGTCATAATCATTTTCGATGAGCCCATGGACATCCGCTCAGCCTACAAGCGCCTCTCCACCATCTTCGAAtgcgaggaggagctggacaggaTGCTGTCGGAGGAGCGCAtcgaggaggagagcgaggagtcCGACACCGACCGGACGGGCGGACCGCAGGGGAAACCTGGAGAAATGGTTGTGGTGGACGGGAAGAGGGTTGGTCCCTCGCAGGCAGCTTCGGACCGTGCCAGCGTGtcatcctcgtcttcctcttccaaCTCCGACAGCGGCGTGAACTTGGAGTCCTCCGGTGACGCCAAACAGGACGGGAAGAAGAAGTTCAAGTTTAAGTTCCCCAAAAAGCAGCTGGCGGCGCTGACACAGGCGATCCGTACCGGAACCAAGTCGGGGAAGAAGACCCTACAGGTGGTCGTCTATGAAGACGAGGAGGAATACGATGGTACGATCAGGCAGCACAAAGAGGCCAAGAGATTTGAAATCGCGACTTCGAAGCCCACCGTGGACACCCCCAAGGCGCCAGGCCCGTCAGCACTAAACAGACAGAACTCCGACTCCGTCTGTAGGACAAACGAGATCCGTAAAAACACCTACAAGACCCTGGACAGCCTGGAGCAGACCATCAAACAACTGGAAACCACTATCAGCGAGATGGGGCCTCGCTCGCCGGTCGAGCGGGCCGTCGCAGAGGAACCCAAAGCAGAGAATGGGAAAAGTTCAGAAGGAGCGGGGGTGAGGAggtcctcctctctccccaagTCCAGAGTATCAGGCCCAAAG AATGCCAGTGTTGCTTCCCCCACTAGTCGGATGCCCGTCCCTTTGTCTGCGAAGGCCAGGCAGGCGCCGGGTACTACTGacaaagcaggaaaacagcaaaaactgcAGGATGCTCAAAGGCAGTTCCGACAG GCTAACGGAAGTGCTAAAAGAGTGGGAGGGGATCATAAAACTTCTTCCCCTACTGTTCCCGTTTCTAAAATCCCTGCTTTTTATCCTAGCTCTACTAAAAGCAGCTCCCAGTCTGTACAAAACTCAGATGCTACTAATCCTATTAatacttcctcttcctcctcctcctcctcctctgtgacaAAGTCCTCTCACACCCCTCGTTCCAGCTCCCTGCCCTCCTCCCACATCCCCTCCCTGTCTAACGGATCCCTCAAACTCCCCACGCCCCTCCAGCACAGCGGTAAAGCTCTCTCGTTTTCCTCACAGACTCAGAACGGTCGAGTGCACTGCTCCtcttcattctcctcctcctcctcctcctcctcctcttccacctcctcctcctccccctcccctctgtcgCCCACACCTTTGGGCCAAGGTGGAAAGAGCATCCGCACCATTCACACCCCCAGCTTCACCAGCTACAGGTCGCACAACGGCAGCAGCGGCAAATCCTGCATCCCAACAGCCACAGCAGCTAAGGACGCTGCCTAG
- the si:ch211-285f17.1 gene encoding sickle tail protein homolog isoform X15 → MSKSSRLARPPSLGTGSKLPSSRRECPGMAGRARVVSVGEKLMRAGSDGVLSRQKPLTGASPQDKNQREVEIRAPSQFPGEKGQTVEMVPPKSRISPPKTHNPDPVHKQTKSNLKVTSPEDSEHLSRRQLSPNGTAPPKGDAKGSRTVPRRHTLGGARGSREILAMQPPDMDKKREAFLEHLKQKYPHHASAIMGHQERLREQSRSPKHGPSPQSSVADQVDHLSLASLDSLDTMSEADTPTGFTRGSRVRASLPVVRSTNQTKDRSLGVLYLQYADETKQIRMPNEITSVDTVRALFVSAFPQHLTMKMLESPSVAVYVKDDMRNMYYELNDVRSITDHSCLKVYNKDPAQAFSHGPRPANGDARMHGEMLHGGRDNAHPLRQHPIGPPLHHSVQGTMPAASNSMPPSPSRIPFSPRQGSAPSSSTVPRERVSTANPAARSNSPCPSAILERRDVKPDEDMSNKSHSLARGNEGLYADPYLLQEGRLSMASSHGAHPNDGPEHGLGGFHRASIRSTSSYGGPSPTDSIDHPSLYRQKSRNSQLPTLGSKTPPPSPHRMAEVRMIDMHGGPPHGLPPHGVPIERSSPVRQSFRKEEVAGTKPRHSVGSPVIADLQGHLQGPIPAPSDHQTRERMKAMEQQIASLTGLVQHALLKGSNASGNKEPASERPPKTASPAHSANTSGGSPILAPKTNPGPKGTSSAPLRVNLLQFRKNVSDLRMQLHQMRQIQLQNQEALRVQLKRAEQEISGKLAEAMRGLEDPVQRQRAVVEEDRHKYLSLEEHVLAQLSELEQYVVTLQKDSATTNRAVTLKDVEEGAVTLRKVGESLAGLKGEFPALQTRMRAVLRVEVEAVKFLKEEPHKLDSMLKRVKSLTDTLGSLRRCATEGSQKGPDLVANVPVSHSPSPSAPSSESPGNPLPVSTQPGPTSAPLEPQSSTIKSEVMPSSPVVIHHVQSSPVHIQQSQQSAALTVRSSPPLTPSPTNAPSPNPGKSQGRESPKTAAVDPASPAQCKKTRRNSANNGNGTKQDLVIEELQNSPDKSKKRVMSIEAAEKEWDEKRQNMGHYDGKEFEKILEEAQANMMKGIPSLEVEGRSAGAPAAAEQASTQDSAESGTEKPQTEPPSDTSSKKGPEKFPKPVLEKPAKPVLERPSRSVPRPSPADSLSKQECEKPNKSPPPPPPRKIFPGSGSGMTTTRSGEVVYINRKESVSSQEGDDDASPPTPKAKPTKVPPETKPKPATPPPVVSSAAGEEEDDGDKIMAELQVFQKCAVKEAGVENSVEPTTRVEPQIRELRSGSSLPLKEKKGSEPSREDKEPVTDENGNTTVRQSQGIIYYVTGQIPKEQPPALGSEETPERREPAQTSSQNASVASPTSRMPVPLSAKARQAPGTTDKAGKQQKLQDAQRQFRQANGSAKRVGGDHKTSSPTVPVSKIPAFYPSSTKSSSQSVQNSDATNPINTSSSSSSSSSVTKSSHTPRSSSLPSSHIPSLSNGSLKLPTPLQHSGKALSFSSQTQNGRVHCSSSFSSSSSSSSSSTSSSSPSPLSPTPLGQGGKSIRTIHTPSFTSYRSHNGSSGKSCIPTATAAKDAA, encoded by the exons AACAGACCAAGAGCAACCTGAAAGTAACGTCCCCAGAAGACAGCGAACACCTGAGCCGCCGACAGCTGTCGCCAAATGGGACGGCCCCTCCAAAGGGGGACGCTAAAGGCAGCCGCACGGTCCCTCGCAGGCACACATTAGGGGGAGCCCGCGGCTCCCGGGAGATCCTGGCTATGCAGCCGCCCGACATGGACAAGAAGAGGGAGGCCTTCCTGGAGCACCTGAAGCAGAAGTATCCCCATCACGCGTCGGCCATCATGGGTCACCAGGAGAGGCTGCGAGAGCAG AGCAGAAGCCCGAAGCACGGCCCCAGCCCTCAGTCCAGCGTCGCTGACCAGGTCGACCACCTCTCTCTGGCCTCCCTGGATTCCCTGGACACCATGTCTGAGGCCGACACGCCCACAGGTTTCACCCGCGGCAGCCGGGTCCGCGCTAGCCTGCCAGTGGTTCGATCGACCAACCAGACGAAGGACCGCTCTCTCG GTGTTCTGTACTTGCAGTACGCAGACGAGACCAAACAGATCCGCATGCCCAACGAGATCACCAGCGTCGACACTGTCAGAGCCCTGTTTGTTAGTGCCTTCCCGCAGCACCTCACCATGAAGATGCTGGAGTCCCCCAGCGTGGCCGTCTACGTCAAGGATGACATGAGGAACATGTACTACGAGCTCAACGACGTCCG GAGCATTACGGATCACTCCTGCCTGAAGGTCTACAACAAAGACCCGGCACAGGCGTTCAGCCACGGGCCGAGACCCGCCAACGGCGATGCCAGG ATGCACGGCGAGATGCTGCACGGCGGCCGTGATAATGCCCACCCCCTGAGACAGCATCCCATTGGCCCGCCGCTCCACCACTCCGTTCAGGGAACCATGCCGGCTGCTTCGAACTCAATGCCGCCGTCTCCCTCGAGGATCCCCTTCAGTCCCAGGCAGGGCTCCGcacccagcagctccactgTCCCGCGGGAGAGAGTGTCCACCGCCAACCCCGCCGCCCGCTCTAACTCGCCCTGTCCCAGCGCCATCCTGGAGCGACGGGACGTCAAACCGGATGAGGACATGAGCAATAAAAGCCACAGTCTAGCCAGGGGGAACGAGGGCTTGTATGCAGACCCGTACTTGCTCCAGGAGGGAAGGCTGAGCATGGCTAGTTCCCACGGAGCACACCCCAACGATGGGCCAGAACACGGACTAGGTGGATTCCATCGTGCCTCCATTCGTTCCACGAGCTCTTACGGCGGGCCCAGCCCCACGGACTCCATCGATCACCCTTCTCTGTACAGGCAGAAGTCCAGAAACAGCCAGCTGCCAACTCTGGGTTCCAAAACCCCTCCGCCGTCCCCTCACCGCATGGCTGAGGTACGGATGATTGACATGCACGGCGGGCCTCCGCACGGCCTGCCCCCCCACGGTGTTCCGATAGAGAGGAGCTCGCCGGTGCGTCAGTCcttcaggaaggaggaagtggcGGGGACTAAACCTCGCCACAGCGTGGGATCGCCGGTGATCGCTGACCTGCAGGGTCACCTGCAGGGGCCCATCCCAGCTCCCAGCGACCACCAGACACG AGAGCGAATGAAGGCAATGGAGCAACAGATTGCCAGCTTGACTGGTCTTGTTCAGCATGCACTTTTAAAGGGGTCAAACGCTAGTGGCAACAAGGAGCCCGCAAG TGAAAGACCACCGAAGACTGCGTCTCCGGCCCACAGCGCCAACACCTCAG GCGGTTCCCCGATCCTGGCTCCCAAGACCAACCCGGGCCCTAAAGGCACAAGCTCGGCTCCTCTGAGAGTCAACCTCCTGCAGTTCAGGAAGAACGTTTCTGACCTCAGGATGCAGCTCCATCAAATGAGACAGATTCAG ctccagaaccaggAGGCGCTGCGAGTCCAGCTGAAGCGCGCAGAGCAGGAAATCAGCGGTAAACTGGCAGAGGCCATGCGGGGTCTGGAAGACCCCGTTCAGAGGCAGAGAGCTGTGGTAGAGGAGGACCGGCACAAGTATTTGAGCCTGGAGGAGCATGTTCTCGCACAGCTCAG TGAGTTGGAGCAGTATGTAGTCACGCTGCAGAAAGACTCAGCCACAACTAACAGAGCAGTGACCCTGAAGGACGTGGAGGAAGGGGCCGTAACACTGAGGAAGGTGGGAGAGTCTCTGGCGGGGCTAAAAG GAGAGTTTCCAGCCCTGCAAACCCGAATGCGCGCTGTGCTCAGGGTGGAAGTGGAGGCTGTAAAGTTCCTGAAGGAGGAGCCTCATAAACTGGACAGCATGCTGAAACGGGTGAAGAGCCTGACGGACACACTCGGCAGCCTGAGAAG ATGTGCTACTGAGGGATCTCAGAAAGGCCCTGATCTGGTTGCTAATGTACCAGTAAGCCACAGCCCTTCACCCTCAGCACCATCCAGTGAATCCCCTGGGAATCCCCTGCCAGTATCAACCCAGCCCGGCCCCACGTCAGCCCCCCTCGAACCGCAGAGTTCCACCATTAAATCAGAGGTGATGCCCTCCTCCCCGGTGGTGATCCATCACGTTCAGAGCTCTCCGGTCCACATTCAGCAGTCCCAGCAGTCTGCAGCCTTGACCGTTCGGTCCAGCCCGCCGCTGACCCCGAGCCCCACGAACGCACCGAGTCCCAACCCCGGTAAAAGCCAAGGCCGCGAGTCTCCCAAGACAGCAGCTGTTGATCCTGCAAGTCCTGCACAATGCAAGAAAACACGGAGGAACTCGGCGAATAATGGAAATGGGACCAAGCAGGATCTTGTGATAGAAGAGCTCCAGAACTCCCCAGACAAGAGCAAGAAAAGAGTTATGTCCATAGAG gCAGCAGAGAAGGAGTGGGACGAGAAGAGGCAGAACATGGGTCATTATGATGGGAAAGAGTTTGAGAAGATCTTGGAAGAGGCTCAGGCCAACATGATGAAGGGTATTCCCAGTCTGGAGGTTGAAGGCCGCTCAGCAGGAGCTCCGGCTGCTGCAGAACAAGCTAGCACGCAGGACTCAGCAGAGTCAG GCACTGAAAAGCCCCAGACGGAGCCTCCGTCTGACACATCATCCAAGAAGGGGCCTGAGAAATTCCCAAAGCCCGTGCTGGAGAAGCCAGCCAAACCTGTGCTGGAGAGACCCTCCAGGAGTGTCCCCAGGCCGTCACCTGCCGACAGCCTGAGCAAACAAGAGTGCGAAAAGCCCAACAAGtccccgccgccgccacctccgAGGAAAATCTTCCCCGGCTCCGGCTCAGGCATGACCACTACGCGCTCCGGGGAGGTGGTCTACATCAACAGGAAAGAGTCGGTCTCCTCTCAG GAAGGCGACGACGATGCCTCACCCCCCACTCCCAAAGCGAAGCCCACCAAGGTTCCGCCAGAGACCAAGCCGAAGCCGGCCACCCCTCCCCCCGTGGTGTCCTCAGccgctggagaagaggaggatgacggGGACAAGATCATGGCGGAGCTCCAG GTGTTCCAGAAGTGCGCGGTGAAGGAGGCGGGGGTAGAAAACTCAGTAGAACCCACCACTCGCGTTGAACCGCAAATCAGAGAGCTCAGATCAGGGTCCTCATTGCCCCTCAAAGAGAAAAAG GGTTCAGAACCCAGTCGGGAGGATAAAGAACCAGTCACTGATGAAAACGGAAATACTACTGTACGGCAGAGCCAGGGG ATCATTTACTATGTGACTGGCCAGATTCCTAAAGAGCAGCCGCCAGCGCTGGGATCGGAGGAAACCCCCGAACGCCGAGAGCCCGCCCAGACTTCATCACAG AATGCCAGTGTTGCTTCCCCCACTAGTCGGATGCCCGTCCCTTTGTCTGCGAAGGCCAGGCAGGCGCCGGGTACTACTGacaaagcaggaaaacagcaaaaactgcAGGATGCTCAAAGGCAGTTCCGACAG GCTAACGGAAGTGCTAAAAGAGTGGGAGGGGATCATAAAACTTCTTCCCCTACTGTTCCCGTTTCTAAAATCCCTGCTTTTTATCCTAGCTCTACTAAAAGCAGCTCCCAGTCTGTACAAAACTCAGATGCTACTAATCCTATTAatacttcctcttcctcctcctcctcctcctctgtgacaAAGTCCTCTCACACCCCTCGTTCCAGCTCCCTGCCCTCCTCCCACATCCCCTCCCTGTCTAACGGATCCCTCAAACTCCCCACGCCCCTCCAGCACAGCGGTAAAGCTCTCTCGTTTTCCTCACAGACTCAGAACGGTCGAGTGCACTGCTCCtcttcattctcctcctcctcctcctcctcctcctcttccacctcctcctcctccccctcccctctgtcgCCCACACCTTTGGGCCAAGGTGGAAAGAGCATCCGCACCATTCACACCCCCAGCTTCACCAGCTACAGGTCGCACAACGGCAGCAGCGGCAAATCCTGCATCCCAACAGCCACAGCAGCTAAGGACGCTGCCTAG